A stretch of DNA from Cupriavidus taiwanensis:
GCGTATGAGTTGGAGATCCGGGCGCATTGCCCGCAAGCAGAGGTGGTCTTCGACCTGTTCCACGTGGTAGCTAAGTACGGGCGTGAGGTCATCGACCGAGTACGGGTGGATCAGGCCAATCAGCTGCGGCACGATCGGCCGGCCAGACGGGTGCTCAAGTCCACACGCTGGCTACTGCTGCGGAATCGGGAGAACTTGAGCGTCCCCCAGGCGGTTCATCTGGATGAGGTCCTGGAGGCGAACCGGCCATTGCTGACAGTCTATCTGTTGCGCGACGAGCTAAAGCGGCTATGGTTCTACCGCCGCCCGGCGTGGGCGCAAAAAGCTTGGGAGCAATGGTGCGAGCAGGCTCGGCAGAGCCGAATACCTGCCCTGGAGTTGTTTGCGAAGCGCCTGCAAGGCTACTGGCATGGCATCTTGGCCCGCTGCCGCCACCCATTGAACACCAGCGTGGTCGAAGGCATCAACAACACCATCAAGGTCATCAAGCGCCGCGCGTACGGCTATCGCGACGAGGAATACTTCTTCCTCAAAATCCGCGCAGCCTTCCCCGGAATTCCTCGATGAACCTTTTTTTATCCGCCGCCGCCGGACCGGCGCGCAGCGGCGCTCAGCGCCTTGCGGCCGGCGGGCGCCGCTCAGACGCCCCAGAGGACATTGACCCCTTCGCGCTGCGACGCGCGCAGCATGTCGAGGAAGGGATAGGCGCGCTGCCCCAGGTGCAGCGGCTCTTCCGCTTCGTCGTCGGCATCGGGCCGGGCCTCGACCGCGGTGTCGGCCGGATGCGCGCGGCGCGCGTCGGCCACGGCCGCTTCAAGCTTGCGGATCGCGTGCGGCAGTTCTTCGACGGTGATCACCCCCCGTTCTCCCAGATGCTTGCCGATGATGCCCAGGAGCGTCACGGCCAGATCCTTCATCATGATCAGGTCCTGCGCGGCGTGGGATTTGAAGGTGATCAGCATGATGGTTTTTCCTTTCACGGAGAACGGTGGGCGGCGTCCCCGGGGCGGGATGCCGCGCCGGTTCGGGCATGGTCCGGTGCGGCCGCCGGAGCGGATTGTGGTCCGTGGCCGTCCTTGCGCATGATGTCAGCATAGCACCTGATAAAATTGCGCGTTCCCGATTCCCATGCCAGGCACGCGGCGCGGCGTTGATTCGCCGTCACTTGCCGCGTACGTGGCACCGGCGCGGCCCGCGAGGCCTGCGCCCGAATACCAGCCCACAGGGCTTCCGACATCCATGCTGCCTGTTCAGACCTCAAATCTTGCCGCCGCGTTCACCGATGCCGTGCGCGCGCTCGCCCCGGCCGATGCCACCTTGCCCGGCGTCACCTTCGAGCGGCCCAAGGTCGCCGCCCATGGCGACCTGGCCTGCAATATCGCCATGCAGGTCGCGCGCGCGCTCAAGAGCAATCCGCGCGAGCTGGCGCAGCGCATCGTCGCCGCGGTGCAGGCCGATGCGCGCGCGCAGGAGCTGGTCGCGGCGATGGAGATCGCCGGTCCCGGCTTCATCAACCTGCGCCTGACGCCGGCGGCCAAGGCCGAGGTGCTGCGCGCGGTGCTGAACCAGGGCGACCACTACGGCGCGCGCGAGCGCGGCGTGCATGGCCAGGTGCTGGTGGAGTTCGTCTCGGCCAACCCGACCGGCCCGCTGCACGTCGGCCACGGCCGCCAGGCGGCGCTGGGCGATGCGCTCGCCAACCTGCTGTCGTGGCAGGGCTGGCACGTGCACCGCGAGTTCTACTACAACGACGCCGGCGTGCAGATCCAGACCCTGGCGCTGTCGGTGCAGGCGCGCGCGCGCGGCCTGAAGCCGGGCGATGCCAGCTGGCCCGAGGCCGCCTACAACGGCGATTACATCGCCGACATCGCCGCCGACTTCCTCGCCGGCAAGACCGTCAGCGCTTCCGACGGCGAGCCGGTGACCGCGTCGGGCAACGTCGACGACATCGACTCGATCCGCAAGTTTGCCGTGACCTACCTGCGCAACGAGCAGGACATCGACCTGCAGGCCTTCGGCGTCAAGTTCGACCGCTACTACCTGGAGTCCTCGCTGTACAGCGACGGCCGTGTCGACGCCGCGGTGCAGTCGCTGATCGGTAAAGGCAAGACCTACGAGAGCGAGGGCGCGCTGTGGCTGCGCACCACCGACGACGGCGACGACAAGGACCGCGTGATGAAGAAGAGCGACGGCACCTATACCTACTTCGTGCCGGACGTGGCCTACCACACCACCAAGTGGGAGCGCGGCTTCACCAAGGTCATCAACGTGCAGGGCAGCGACCACCACGGCACCATCGCGCGCGTGCGCGCCGGCCTGCAGGGCCTGGACATCGGCATCCCGCAGGGCTATCCCGACTACGTGCTGCACAAGATGGTGACCGTGATGAAGAACGGCGAGGAGGTCAAGATCTCCAAGCGCGCTGGCTCCTACGTCACCGTGCGCGACCTGATCGAATGGTCCAACGGCGGTGACGAGACCATCCGCGGCTGCCTCGACGGCGGCGTGGCCGACTGGCCCGCGCACTTCACCCGCGGCCGCGATGCGGTGCGCTTCTTCCTGCTGTCGCGCAAGGCCGATACCGAATTCGTGTTCGACGTCGACCTGGCGCTCAAGCAGAACGACGAGAACCCGGTGTACTACGTCCAGTACGCCCATGCCCGCATCTGCTCGATCTTCGAGTCGTGGGGCGGCGCGGACTGGGAAGCGCGTCTGGCCGAGCTGGCCGGCGCCGACCTGTCTGCCGTGACCGGCGCCGAAGCCAGCGCCCAGGCGCAGGCGCTGGGACAGCGCCTGGCCGATTTCCCCGACATGCTGTCGGCCGCCGCGGCCGAACTGGCGCCGCACGCGGTGGCCTTCTACCTGCGCGACCTGGCCGGCGACTTCCACGCCTTCTACAACGCCGACCGCGTGCTGGTCGACGACGAAGCCGTCAAGCGCGCCCGCCTGGCGCTGCTGGCCGCTACGCGCCAGGTGCTGCGCAACGGCCTGGCGGTGATCGGGGTGTCCGCTCCGCGCCGCATGTAAGCAGGCAGTCGGCGCCCGGCACGCGCGCCGGGCGACGCACGGGGCCAGCCGGCCCCGGGGACGATCCAGTGCGGCCGCCGGCGGCACTGGCTCTATAATCCCGGCATCACCGAAGAGGACTTCATGCAACAGCAACGCAAGCGCGAGTCGCGCAATGTCCGCCGCAGCCAGCAACGCGGCGGTACGTTCCTGGGCCTGGTGCTCGGGCTGATCGTCGGGCTGGCCATCGCCGTGGTGGTCGCCCTGTACATCACCAAGTCGCCGACGCCGTTCCAGCAGAAGCACGCCCCCCGGCCGAGCGAGCCGGGCAACGTCACCAGCCAGCTGCCGGCCCCGGCGCAGCGCGCCGACGAGGGC
This window harbors:
- the argS gene encoding arginine--tRNA ligase — its product is MLPVQTSNLAAAFTDAVRALAPADATLPGVTFERPKVAAHGDLACNIAMQVARALKSNPRELAQRIVAAVQADARAQELVAAMEIAGPGFINLRLTPAAKAEVLRAVLNQGDHYGARERGVHGQVLVEFVSANPTGPLHVGHGRQAALGDALANLLSWQGWHVHREFYYNDAGVQIQTLALSVQARARGLKPGDASWPEAAYNGDYIADIAADFLAGKTVSASDGEPVTASGNVDDIDSIRKFAVTYLRNEQDIDLQAFGVKFDRYYLESSLYSDGRVDAAVQSLIGKGKTYESEGALWLRTTDDGDDKDRVMKKSDGTYTYFVPDVAYHTTKWERGFTKVINVQGSDHHGTIARVRAGLQGLDIGIPQGYPDYVLHKMVTVMKNGEEVKISKRAGSYVTVRDLIEWSNGGDETIRGCLDGGVADWPAHFTRGRDAVRFFLLSRKADTEFVFDVDLALKQNDENPVYYVQYAHARICSIFESWGGADWEARLAELAGADLSAVTGAEASAQAQALGQRLADFPDMLSAAAAELAPHAVAFYLRDLAGDFHAFYNADRVLVDDEAVKRARLALLAATRQVLRNGLAVIGVSAPRRM
- a CDS encoding DUF1840 domain-containing protein, which translates into the protein MLITFKSHAAQDLIMMKDLAVTLLGIIGKHLGERGVITVEELPHAIRKLEAAVADARRAHPADTAVEARPDADDEAEEPLHLGQRAYPFLDMLRASQREGVNVLWGV